A genome region from Coprococcus phoceensis includes the following:
- a CDS encoding HK97 family phage prohead protease has protein sequence MPVKKEREYRTLVTPLTAQVASDKRINTECYVEGYATTFNVPYLLYEFEDGTKIYERIDAHALDNADMSDVIMQYDHTGRVFARQSNKTLILEPDAKGLFVAADLSKTDLARGLYQDIDAGMITKMSWAFTVAEESYDRETHTRTILKIKKVYDVSAVSIPANNDTEISARNFANRSYEQEKQELLKRRAMILKIKTSL, from the coding sequence ATGCCAGTTAAAAAAGAACGGGAATACAGAACGCTGGTAACACCACTCACTGCCCAAGTTGCGAGCGATAAGCGCATAAATACAGAATGTTATGTAGAGGGATACGCCACTACATTTAACGTACCGTATCTTTTATATGAATTTGAGGACGGTACAAAGATTTACGAAAGAATTGACGCACACGCACTGGATAATGCAGATATGAGTGACGTTATCATGCAGTACGACCATACAGGCAGGGTATTTGCCAGACAGTCCAACAAAACATTGATTTTAGAGCCAGATGCGAAAGGATTATTTGTGGCAGCAGATTTAAGTAAAACAGATTTGGCAAGGGGCTTGTATCAGGACATTGACGCAGGCATGATAACAAAAATGTCATGGGCGTTTACCGTAGCAGAGGAAAGCTACGACAGGGAAACACACACAAGAACGATTCTAAAAATCAAAAAAGTTTATGATGTATCAGCCGTAAGTATTCCGGCAAATAACGATACTGAAATAAGTGCCCGTAATTTTGCAAATAGGAGTTATGAGCAGGAAAAGCAGGAGTTGCTTAAAAGGCGGGCTATGATACTAAAGATTAAGACGAGCTTATAA
- a CDS encoding terminase large subunit, with protein MPYKNYIYEYYAKISSGEIIVGKWIKKIFEIIINGLQTQEYFFNAKAANKAIKFIETFCHHSKGRNDLITLELWQKAIVSTIFGIQDAEKIRVFREIFIVIGRKNGKSLFASALIAYMAYLEPEYGQEIYCLAPKLDQAALVYDGFYQMVQAEEELEELAKKRRSDIYIAESNTVIKPIAFNAKKSDGFNPQLVVCDEMAAWSGDAGLKQYEVMKSALGARKQPMILSISTAGYINDSIYDELMKRSTSFLKGNSKERRLLPFLYMIDDVEKWNDIDELKKANPNMGVSVKESFFIDEIAVAEGSLSKKAEFLTKYCNIKQNSSIAWLEYQTVEKAEILKTLEDFKECYAVGGIDLSQTTDLTAASVVIEKEGVLYAFTQFFMPKNRLETLQATDGVPYDIFVKKGIITLSGDNYVNYKDVFNWYVWLLETYGIRVLKIGYDRYSAQYLVDDLKNYGFHTDDVYQGENLTPVIREFEGIIKDGDFKIANNKLLQSHFLNVALKHNMETRKFRPIKIEQRAHIDGFVSVIDAMTVRQKYHEEVGELLKNAA; from the coding sequence ATGCCATATAAAAATTATATCTATGAGTACTACGCAAAGATAAGCAGCGGCGAGATCATCGTAGGAAAATGGATTAAAAAAATATTTGAAATCATCATAAACGGGCTGCAAACGCAGGAGTATTTTTTTAATGCAAAGGCAGCCAATAAAGCTATAAAATTCATAGAAACATTTTGCCACCATAGCAAGGGGCGTAATGATTTAATCACGTTGGAATTATGGCAAAAAGCTATAGTTTCCACCATTTTTGGCATACAAGATGCAGAAAAAATACGTGTTTTTCGTGAAATTTTTATTGTTATCGGACGAAAAAACGGTAAAAGTTTGTTTGCGTCTGCGCTAATCGCATACATGGCTTACTTAGAGCCGGAGTATGGACAGGAAATATACTGTTTAGCACCAAAATTAGACCAAGCAGCCCTTGTATATGACGGATTTTATCAAATGGTACAGGCAGAGGAAGAGTTGGAAGAACTGGCGAAAAAACGGCGCAGCGATATCTATATTGCAGAGAGCAATACCGTTATCAAGCCGATTGCATTTAATGCCAAAAAGTCAGACGGTTTTAACCCGCAGCTTGTTGTATGTGATGAAATGGCGGCATGGAGCGGGGACGCTGGATTAAAGCAGTATGAGGTTATGAAGTCTGCTTTAGGCGCACGTAAACAGCCGATGATTTTAAGCATAAGTACAGCCGGATATATCAACGATAGTATCTATGATGAGCTAATGAAGCGTAGCACAAGTTTCTTAAAGGGAAACAGCAAAGAGCGCAGGTTATTACCATTTTTGTACATGATTGATGATGTGGAAAAATGGAACGACATAGACGAACTGAAAAAAGCAAACCCTAATATGGGCGTATCAGTAAAAGAGAGTTTCTTTATTGATGAAATTGCAGTAGCAGAGGGCAGTTTAAGTAAAAAAGCAGAGTTCCTTACCAAATACTGCAATATCAAACAGAACAGCTCTATTGCATGGCTGGAATATCAGACAGTGGAAAAAGCAGAAATATTAAAAACGCTGGAAGATTTTAAAGAGTGCTATGCAGTGGGCGGCATAGATTTGAGCCAAACAACAGACTTGACAGCTGCAAGCGTGGTTATAGAGAAAGAGGGCGTATTATACGCATTTACGCAATTCTTTATGCCTAAAAACAGGCTGGAAACCTTGCAGGCAACAGATGGAGTACCGTATGACATTTTCGTTAAGAAAGGCATTATCACTTTATCCGGCGATAATTACGTTAATTACAAAGACGTATTTAACTGGTATGTATGGTTGCTGGAAACATACGGCATAAGGGTTTTAAAAATCGGATACGATAGGTACAGCGCACAGTACCTTGTGGACGATCTGAAAAATTACGGATTCCATACAGACGATGTTTACCAAGGCGAAAACCTCACACCTGTAATACGGGAGTTTGAGGGCATTATTAAAGACGGCGATTTTAAAATTGCAAACAATAAATTGCTACAGTCGCATTTCTTAAATGTGGCATTAAAGCACAACATGGAAACAAGGAAGTTCCGCCCGATAAAGATAGAGCAGCGGGCGCATATAGACGGTTTTGTATCTGTCATAGATGCAATGACAGTAAGACAGAAATATCACGAAGAGGTAGGGGAACTACTGAAAAACGCCGCATAG
- a CDS encoding phage head closure protein: MQEEITLCEQINDSEVEKTIIFCDVESITQSEFEAVGQKDIKPQYKFVVWSFEYSNQTEIEYNGQRLTVYRTYKRKNEEKTELYAEKRVGRR, encoded by the coding sequence ATGCAGGAAGAAATTACGTTATGTGAGCAGATCAATGACAGCGAGGTAGAGAAAACTATTATTTTCTGTGACGTTGAGAGCATTACGCAAAGTGAGTTTGAGGCGGTAGGGCAAAAGGACATAAAGCCGCAATATAAATTTGTGGTATGGAGTTTTGAATACAGCAATCAAACAGAGATTGAATACAACGGGCAGAGGCTGACGGTATACCGAACATACAAACGGAAGAACGAAGAAAAGACAGAATTGTATGCTGAAAAGCGGGTGGGCAGACGTTGA
- a CDS encoding phage portal protein, with the protein MRFLDYLFHGKELKAIGNYFKMLNGYSPTFTSFSGGVYEMDLTRTAVNNFATHCSKLKPEIEGSALKTLEKTLQHKPNCFMDTTKFIKRLATYVAVEHTAFIIPIEDEYGRLCGWYPLRAERCEVIECEGQLYLRYLFANGSYGAIEFERVGIMTDFEYKDDLFGEDNSTLAPTMQLIHTQNEGIINAVKNSANIRFLAKVANMLKPEDIKKERKRFTEDNLSADNDSGMIIYDNKFSDLKQVESKPYTPNALQMQHIQENVCTHFGTNMDILQNKFDENTWNAYYEGKIEPFAIQLSLVMTNMSFTERERACGNAIFFSANRLQYASNATKLSVSTQLFDRALLNRNGVMDIWNMAHVEDGEKYYIRKEYTEVSELQKGNEPQVVIQQVPQAGEQNPQPEAGETQDGQTEKEGVNNAS; encoded by the coding sequence ATGAGATTTTTAGATTATCTTTTTCATGGCAAAGAATTAAAAGCCATAGGAAATTATTTTAAAATGCTGAACGGCTACAGCCCGACATTTACCAGCTTTAGCGGCGGTGTATATGAAATGGATTTGACAAGGACAGCGGTAAACAATTTTGCCACTCATTGCAGCAAATTAAAGCCAGAGATTGAGGGCAGTGCCCTTAAAACATTGGAAAAGACATTACAGCATAAACCAAATTGTTTTATGGACACGACAAAATTTATTAAGCGTCTGGCAACGTATGTGGCTGTAGAGCATACAGCGTTCATTATTCCGATAGAGGACGAATACGGGCGTTTATGCGGCTGGTATCCATTGCGTGCCGAACGCTGCGAGGTAATAGAGTGCGAGGGGCAGTTATATTTGCGTTACCTGTTTGCAAATGGCAGTTATGGAGCTATTGAGTTTGAGCGTGTGGGGATTATGACAGATTTTGAATATAAAGACGATCTGTTTGGAGAGGATAACAGCACACTTGCACCCACAATGCAGTTGATACATACGCAAAACGAGGGAATCATAAACGCAGTAAAAAACTCTGCAAATATCCGATTTTTAGCAAAGGTTGCAAACATGCTGAAACCAGAGGATATAAAGAAAGAGCGCAAGCGTTTTACAGAGGACAATTTAAGCGCAGACAATGATAGCGGAATGATTATTTATGATAATAAATTTTCCGACTTGAAGCAGGTAGAGAGTAAACCGTATACACCTAACGCATTGCAGATGCAACACATACAGGAAAATGTTTGTACACATTTTGGTACGAATATGGATATTTTGCAGAACAAATTTGACGAGAATACATGGAACGCCTATTACGAGGGAAAAATAGAGCCTTTTGCAATTCAATTATCTTTAGTAATGACAAACATGAGCTTTACAGAAAGAGAGCGGGCGTGTGGAAATGCTATTTTCTTTTCTGCAAACCGTTTGCAATACGCCAGCAATGCTACAAAGTTGAGCGTAAGCACGCAGCTATTTGACAGGGCATTACTAAACAGAAATGGCGTAATGGATATATGGAATATGGCGCATGTTGAGGACGGAGAAAAATATTATATCCGCAAAGAGTATACAGAGGTAAGCGAACTGCAAAAAGGCAATGAGCCACAAGTAGTTATACAGCAAGTCCCGCAGGCAGGGGAACAGAACCCACAACCAGAAGCGGGAGAAACACAAGACGGACAAACAGAGAAAGAGGGTGTTAATAATGCCAGTTAA
- a CDS encoding HNH endonuclease, with the protein MKEWAELFYKSKEWAQTRDAYMTAQHYLCERCGEPAKIVHHKIWLTPKNIHEQSITLCWDNLEALCQDCHNKEHHAKNVRAKRYAFTADGELIPPFKKNIFHSR; encoded by the coding sequence ATGAAAGAGTGGGCAGAATTGTTTTATAAATCTAAAGAGTGGGCGCAGACGAGGGACGCATACATGACAGCACAGCATTACTTGTGTGAACGCTGCGGAGAGCCAGCAAAGATTGTACACCACAAGATTTGGCTGACACCAAAGAACATACACGAGCAGAGTATTACGTTATGCTGGGACAACTTAGAGGCATTGTGTCAGGACTGTCACAACAAAGAGCATCATGCAAAGAACGTGCGTGCAAAACGATATGCGTTTACGGCTGACGGCGAACTAATCCCCCCATTCAAAAAAAATATTTTTCACTCACGATAG
- a CDS encoding phage head-tail connector protein yields the protein METILTDTIKSSMRILSKSAVIEQDINNSIAACKLDLQLAGVVNINENDALIIRAVTLFVKAEFNYQNAADRYKQSYEALKMSLCLAGDYNTKEG from the coding sequence ATGGAAACAATATTAACAGATACCATAAAAAGCAGCATGAGGATTTTAAGCAAATCCGCAGTGATTGAACAGGACATAAACAACAGTATTGCAGCCTGCAAGTTGGATTTACAGCTTGCAGGCGTGGTAAATATCAACGAAAATGATGCGCTCATTATCAGAGCCGTTACGTTGTTTGTGAAAGCAGAGTTTAATTACCAAAATGCAGCAGATAGATACAAACAGAGTTATGAGGCGTTGAAAATGTCGCTGTGTCTTGCCGGAGATTACAACACAAAAGAGGGATAA
- a CDS encoding HK97 gp10 family phage protein: MSKEVDIKDLATEIAAGLTEYDQNVADEIKTIVDDVAQEGVDELQQSSPKLTGSYRRGWRKKQTYADTRTKRNTVFNKTDYQITHLLEYGHASRNGGRVKPRVHIKPVEEKMVTELQERIEKAVQQ; this comes from the coding sequence TTGAGCAAAGAAGTAGATATAAAAGACCTTGCAACAGAGATTGCAGCCGGGCTTACAGAGTACGACCAGAATGTAGCAGACGAAATAAAAACGATAGTTGATGATGTGGCACAAGAGGGCGTGGACGAACTGCAACAGAGCAGCCCAAAACTGACAGGCAGTTATAGAAGAGGTTGGAGAAAAAAACAGACCTATGCAGATACCCGCACCAAAAGAAATACTGTGTTTAACAAAACGGATTATCAGATTACGCATTTACTGGAATATGGACATGCAAGCAGAAATGGCGGGCGTGTAAAGCCGAGGGTACATATTAAGCCTGTAGAGGAAAAAATGGTAACAGAATTGCAGGAGCGCATAGAAAAGGCGGTGCAGCAGTGA
- a CDS encoding phage tail tape measure protein, with protein sequence MAAGNIKGITIEIGGDTTKLSKALSGVNSSCSSLQKELREVDKLLKLDPSNTELLAQKQKILKEAIGSTKEKLDTLKEAEKQVQEQFENGEVSEEQYRALQREIASTEIKLGDLEQQAQESNKELEGVADAADDTAEKVSKIDAAASALDTVSNKAGAAAKALAPLSAGAAAVGAASYAAAMDIDNGYDIVITKTGATGEALESLQGSMENIFTSLPIDAETAGTAIGEVNTRFQLTGEELEKLSQQFIEFSEINDTDLNTSIDNVDTILNKFNVDASQAGNVLGLLTKTGQDTGLSMDTLENSLMQNGSTLKEMGLGITESVNLLAAFENNGVDATTAMAGLKKSVKNYTAEGLSTNEALQKTIDRIKNASTETEALSIAQETFGSKGFAEMAQAIREGKLSLDDLGASLDDYGNVVQDTYEATLDPWDEAKTTLNNLKLAGSDLAGTALSALKPAIEKVTSAVKNFTDWFRNLSDGQKETIAIILAVVAALAPALLIISKVAGAISGIINVCKMLKPAIAAVNAVMAANPVMIVVIAIAALVAALVVLYNKCEWFREIVDGIFSAIKDFVGNAIDAIKEFISAVWDKMQEIWGFIQPYIEMIWGVIQQIMADIAQIFSDTWEIIKAVWDLVAPYFMILWEAIKTVFSVVGEVLSGFFSVAWELIKTVWDVAVMYFTTIWENIKIVFSVVAEVLGAFFSTAWEVIKAVWDVVVAYFQAVWNGIKTIFSVVKDVLTGNFSDAWNGIKSIWAGFANFFSTAWNSVKIIFSAVGNFFRTTFSAAWEAVKQVFANWGSFFSGLWDRIKSTFSNLGTAISNAISGAVRAGINGVISTIERTINSAIGLINGAIGLINKIPGVNIGGLGYLSLPRLAHGGVLQNGAAMVAEAGPELIQMVNGQTIVTPLTPTARNTAMDTVNGKQGGSTTNEIQLKIENFYNNREQDIRELTEEILEIADQIKEREEAAYA encoded by the coding sequence ATGGCAGCAGGAAACATTAAAGGCATTACCATAGAAATTGGCGGCGATACTACCAAATTATCAAAAGCACTTTCCGGGGTAAACAGCTCATGCAGTTCTTTACAGAAAGAATTGAGGGAAGTAGACAAGCTATTAAAACTAGATCCCTCAAATACAGAGCTTTTGGCACAAAAACAAAAGATTCTGAAAGAAGCTATAGGAAGTACAAAAGAAAAGCTGGATACGCTGAAAGAAGCGGAAAAACAGGTACAGGAGCAGTTTGAAAATGGCGAAGTAAGCGAGGAACAGTACCGAGCGTTACAAAGAGAAATTGCATCAACAGAAATCAAACTGGGAGATTTGGAGCAGCAGGCGCAGGAAAGCAATAAAGAGCTTGAGGGCGTGGCTGATGCAGCAGACGATACAGCAGAAAAAGTAAGCAAGATTGATGCAGCGGCAAGTGCGCTGGACACTGTGAGCAATAAAGCAGGAGCAGCGGCAAAAGCATTAGCACCGTTATCAGCAGGAGCGGCAGCGGTGGGGGCTGCATCGTATGCGGCAGCAATGGACATAGATAATGGCTATGACATTGTGATAACCAAAACAGGCGCAACAGGCGAAGCACTGGAAAGCCTGCAAGGCAGCATGGAAAACATATTTACAAGTTTGCCGATTGATGCAGAAACAGCAGGTACGGCAATCGGAGAAGTAAATACACGTTTCCAGCTTACAGGGGAAGAACTTGAAAAACTGTCACAGCAGTTTATAGAGTTCTCTGAAATCAATGATACAGACCTCAATACATCAATAGATAACGTTGATACGATTTTAAATAAATTCAATGTTGACGCATCACAGGCAGGCAATGTGCTGGGACTTCTGACAAAGACAGGACAGGATACCGGGTTATCAATGGATACGTTGGAAAATTCATTGATGCAGAACGGCAGCACCTTAAAAGAAATGGGGCTGGGGATTACAGAAAGTGTAAATTTACTGGCTGCATTTGAGAACAACGGTGTTGATGCAACAACAGCAATGGCAGGATTGAAAAAGTCCGTTAAGAATTATACCGCAGAGGGATTAAGCACAAATGAAGCACTGCAAAAGACGATTGACAGAATCAAAAACGCCAGCACAGAAACAGAGGCGTTATCTATAGCGCAGGAAACGTTTGGCTCTAAAGGTTTTGCGGAAATGGCGCAGGCGATCCGAGAGGGTAAGTTGAGCTTAGACGATTTGGGCGCATCGTTGGACGATTACGGGAACGTAGTACAGGATACCTATGAGGCAACATTAGACCCATGGGACGAAGCGAAAACAACGCTGAATAATCTGAAACTTGCGGGCAGTGATTTGGCAGGCACAGCGTTATCAGCATTGAAGCCTGCCATTGAAAAAGTAACAAGTGCAGTAAAGAACTTTACGGACTGGTTTAGAAACTTGTCAGATGGGCAGAAAGAAACGATTGCTATTATTCTGGCAGTTGTGGCAGCTTTAGCCCCGGCATTATTGATTATAAGCAAGGTGGCGGGGGCGATATCGGGCATAATAAACGTATGCAAGATGTTAAAGCCTGCGATTGCAGCAGTAAATGCAGTAATGGCAGCGAATCCAGTAATGATAGTAGTGATAGCAATAGCCGCATTGGTGGCGGCGTTGGTTGTCCTATATAACAAGTGTGAATGGTTTAGAGAAATAGTTGACGGCATTTTTTCTGCAATCAAAGATTTTGTAGGAAATGCCATTGATGCAATCAAAGAATTTATAAGCGCAGTATGGGACAAAATGCAGGAGATATGGGGATTTATACAGCCGTACATAGAAATGATATGGGGCGTAATTCAGCAGATCATGGCAGATATCGCACAGATTTTTAGCGATACATGGGAAATTATAAAGGCTGTGTGGGATTTGGTAGCACCGTATTTTATGATTTTGTGGGAAGCAATAAAAACTGTATTTTCTGTAGTTGGCGAAGTATTAAGCGGCTTCTTTTCGGTTGCGTGGGAGCTGATAAAAACCGTTTGGGACGTTGCGGTAATGTACTTTACTACAATTTGGGAAAATATCAAAATTGTATTTTCTGTGGTAGCGGAAGTGCTGGGGGCGTTCTTTAGTACGGCGTGGGAAGTCATAAAGGCGGTATGGGACGTTGTAGTAGCGTATTTCCAAGCAGTATGGAATGGTATTAAAACAATCTTTTCAGTAGTAAAAGATGTATTAACGGGGAATTTCAGTGACGCATGGAACGGAATTAAAAGCATTTGGGCTGGGTTTGCTAATTTCTTCAGCACAGCATGGAACAGTGTAAAAATAATATTCAGTGCGGTAGGAAATTTCTTTAGGACAACATTTAGTGCAGCGTGGGAGGCTGTAAAACAGGTATTTGCAAACTGGGGCAGCTTTTTCAGCGGTTTATGGGACAGAATCAAAAGCACGTTTTCTAATTTGGGTACTGCAATATCAAATGCAATCAGTGGTGCAGTACGTGCCGGAATCAACGGAGTAATAAGTACGATTGAAAGAACCATTAACAGTGCAATAGGGCTGATAAATGGGGCAATCGGCTTAATCAATAAGATACCGGGCGTAAATATAGGCGGGCTGGGATATTTAAGCCTGCCAAGGCTGGCACATGGCGGTGTATTACAGAACGGTGCGGCAATGGTTGCAGAGGCGGGACCAGAGTTAATACAAATGGTAAACGGTCAGACGATTGTAACGCCATTGACACCAACGGCAAGAAATACCGCAATGGATACCGTAAACGGTAAACAGGGCGGCAGTACAACAAATGAAATTCAGTTAAAAATTGAGAATTTTTACAACAATAGGGAACAGGACATAAGAGAACTTACAGAGGAAATATTGGAAATTGCAGACCAAATAAAAGAAAGGGAAGAGGCGGCATATGCTTAG
- a CDS encoding ParB/RepB/Spo0J family partition protein, translated as MAKFGINDILNAKTKAAGQQAQGYKEIYLSPYEVKAAEENTHQKLEGIEELADSFLHVGQEQPTVLARVNGEYRIIDGHRRNEANKLNLERGHKEYEKVLFRSKDMSEAMYELSLLAGNGYTQELTAYEKTRLVERTKVALIRAKKEDGLEIKGKMRDLIASMLNESSTNVARMESINNNATPEIKEQLKSGSIGVTAAYEAAKLPEAEQKEIAEQAAAGKEIRANEIAQKVAEKKATEKADKLEEPRPGDDYEIAHPESITSLCYSCLYYSECNVKTGTCQKCDKYQNKAEAEKTDEQRYSEEQDRIDRETKAKLRQQADNEKMEHLPSDAAKQPKVHRIRLAKMFFEDVASGKKSFELRKNDRGYKQGDILELAEYTNGEVTGRIIKAEVTYMLQEYAGLAEGYCIMAIKVMGIVSETDTKGAEA; from the coding sequence ATGGCAAAGTTTGGCATTAACGATATTCTGAACGCAAAGACAAAGGCAGCCGGGCAGCAGGCGCAGGGATACAAAGAAATCTATTTAAGCCCGTATGAGGTAAAGGCAGCCGAAGAGAACACGCACCAGAAGTTAGAGGGCATAGAAGAACTGGCAGACAGCTTTTTACACGTAGGGCAGGAGCAGCCAACGGTTTTGGCAAGGGTAAACGGAGAATACCGCATAATTGACGGGCACAGACGTAACGAAGCAAACAAGCTGAATTTGGAGCGAGGGCACAAAGAGTATGAAAAAGTGCTTTTCCGTTCAAAGGATATGAGCGAGGCTATGTATGAGTTATCGTTGCTGGCTGGCAATGGATACACGCAGGAGCTGACGGCATACGAAAAAACGAGATTGGTAGAGAGAACAAAGGTGGCACTTATCCGGGCAAAGAAAGAGGACGGATTGGAGATTAAAGGAAAAATGCGTGATCTGATAGCCTCAATGCTGAACGAAAGCAGCACAAACGTAGCACGTATGGAAAGTATCAACAACAATGCAACGCCGGAAATCAAAGAGCAGTTAAAAAGTGGCAGTATTGGAGTAACGGCAGCGTATGAGGCTGCGAAGCTGCCAGAGGCAGAGCAAAAGGAAATTGCGGAGCAGGCAGCAGCCGGGAAAGAGATACGGGCAAATGAGATTGCACAGAAAGTTGCGGAGAAGAAAGCAACAGAAAAAGCAGATAAGCTGGAAGAGCCAAGACCGGGGGACGATTACGAAATAGCGCACCCGGAAAGTATTACATCATTGTGCTACTCATGCCTATATTATTCAGAGTGCAACGTAAAAACGGGAACATGCCAGAAGTGCGATAAATACCAGAATAAGGCAGAGGCAGAAAAAACGGACGAACAGCGGTACAGTGAAGAACAGGACAGAATAGACCGGGAAACAAAAGCGAAGCTGCGGCAGCAGGCAGACAATGAAAAAATGGAGCATCTGCCAAGTGATGCAGCAAAGCAGCCAAAGGTACACAGAATAAGATTAGCAAAAATGTTTTTTGAAGATGTGGCAAGCGGCAAAAAGTCGTTTGAACTGCGGAAGAATGACAGAGGCTATAAACAGGGCGATATTTTAGAGCTGGCAGAGTACACGAACGGAGAGGTAACAGGAAGAATCATAAAGGCAGAGGTAACGTATATGTTACAGGAATATGCAGGACTTGCAGAGGGGTACTGCATCATGGCAATTAAGGTAATGGGCATTGTGTCCGAAACGGACACCAAAGGAGCAGAGGCGTGA
- a CDS encoding phage major capsid protein, whose amino-acid sequence MRLKEIEARLAEIREELNTRAAELTDEEMTALEAEVTALQEERTSLQAAAEKRKNLLARIAAGEPTGGAGTEPMTFRNFAGAGGAGAAATEPEDKYDTVAYRKAFMNYVCRGVVIPQEYRAAENTTTADSGAVIPTSIMNEIITKLESYGSIYAKVRKINVQGGVSIPIADLKPTAHWIAEEKSSDDQKASAKTSVTFNYYGLECKISQSILANVVTLKMFTDLFVPMATEAMVKAIEIAIFNGTGEGQPLGVTKDSRVTTVVTLTQEEYESWNGWHKVKGKMKKAYRNGSFVMNQSTFDTGIDGMEDKNGQPIGRTNYGVNGEETYRFMGKNVETVEDDVLPSWDDANEGDVIAVFMSFSDYVINTNMEMQVVKWTDHDNNKIKNKCLMVVDGKVADANGIILVKKGVKSV is encoded by the coding sequence ATGAGATTAAAAGAAATTGAGGCAAGATTAGCAGAAATCAGAGAAGAGCTGAACACCAGAGCGGCAGAGCTTACAGACGAAGAAATGACAGCACTTGAAGCAGAGGTAACAGCATTACAGGAAGAAAGAACCTCTTTGCAGGCGGCAGCAGAAAAACGTAAAAATTTACTTGCAAGAATTGCTGCGGGAGAGCCTACAGGCGGCGCAGGCACAGAGCCTATGACATTTAGAAACTTTGCAGGAGCAGGCGGCGCAGGTGCAGCAGCAACAGAGCCAGAGGATAAGTACGACACTGTAGCATACAGAAAAGCATTTATGAACTATGTGTGCAGGGGCGTGGTTATTCCGCAGGAGTATAGAGCGGCAGAAAACACTACAACAGCAGACAGCGGCGCAGTAATTCCAACCTCTATTATGAATGAGATTATTACAAAGCTGGAAAGCTACGGCAGCATTTACGCAAAAGTACGCAAGATTAACGTACAGGGCGGCGTATCCATTCCGATTGCAGATTTAAAACCTACGGCACACTGGATTGCAGAGGAAAAGAGCAGCGATGACCAGAAAGCATCTGCAAAAACTTCTGTAACATTCAACTATTACGGCTTAGAGTGCAAAATTTCACAGAGCATTTTAGCCAATGTCGTTACTCTGAAAATGTTTACTGATCTGTTTGTACCTATGGCAACAGAGGCAATGGTAAAGGCTATTGAGATTGCCATTTTCAACGGTACAGGAGAGGGGCAGCCGCTGGGTGTCACAAAGGACAGCAGGGTAACAACGGTTGTTACGCTGACACAGGAAGAGTATGAGAGCTGGAATGGCTGGCACAAAGTAAAAGGCAAAATGAAAAAGGCGTACAGAAATGGCAGTTTCGTTATGAATCAGTCCACGTTTGATACAGGCATTGACGGCATGGAAGATAAGAACGGGCAGCCGATTGGACGTACAAACTATGGCGTGAACGGAGAGGAAACATACCGTTTCATGGGCAAGAACGTGGAAACTGTAGAGGACGATGTGTTACCGAGCTGGGACGATGCAAACGAGGGAGATGTAATTGCGGTATTTATGAGTTTCTCTGATTACGTTATCAATACCAACATGGAAATGCAGGTAGTGAAGTGGACAGACCACGACAACAACAAAATCAAAAATAAGTGCTTAATGGTTGTGGACGGCAAGGTAGCCGATGCAAACGGCATTATCTTAGTAAAAAAGGGCGTTAAGTCGGTATAA